In Salana multivorans, a single genomic region encodes these proteins:
- a CDS encoding glycoside hydrolase family 32 protein, with the protein MTNPAAWQHAFHLTVPDHWLNDPQRPIHTGGAYQYFYLYNADYPLPTGTSWRRVSTTDGMRFRDHGVPMDKWSQPNRDLWSGCLVVDEEDTAGFGPGAVVALVTQVDRASGQNGQAQFLWYSTDGGETFTNLSDTPVLANRGWEHFRDPKIERVDGRWIMVLAEDTDLGFYASDDLRTWTEVSRFHEDRIGMLECPDLFRMTADDGTSHWVLAASPQRSDPSRADRPGTYAYWVGDIEGDRFVPVDREPRWLDFGFDWYAAVSWPVHDADGVATTDRRWAIGWMNNWAYAMSVTPVGDGSGEVVGHPDADRVGREMAAAGAEGRPEVGARLLRDLEASFSMAHPPTWTESGYNGIDSVVRELTLVRTDRGYELISRPLRELAGAYEPLAAGDAVQAAPAAASVLARVTPAPEGAGVRVKCSADASRGVDVLVTPTEIRVDRGSSGCPGDGTLALARAPWRGGPVDLEILVDRATVEVFADGGRIALSMLSFAPAEDTGVQLVGPAGSVTDAAVAEVAATALQEA; encoded by the coding sequence ATGACCAACCCCGCAGCCTGGCAGCACGCCTTCCACCTGACCGTGCCCGACCACTGGCTCAACGATCCGCAGCGCCCCATCCACACCGGTGGCGCATACCAGTACTTCTACCTCTACAACGCCGACTACCCGCTGCCGACCGGTACCTCCTGGCGCCGGGTCTCCACGACCGACGGCATGCGCTTCCGTGACCACGGCGTCCCGATGGACAAGTGGTCCCAGCCCAACCGCGACCTCTGGTCGGGATGCCTCGTGGTCGACGAGGAGGACACCGCCGGGTTCGGTCCCGGCGCCGTCGTCGCCCTCGTGACGCAGGTGGACCGGGCCAGCGGCCAGAACGGCCAGGCGCAGTTCCTCTGGTACTCCACCGACGGGGGCGAGACGTTCACCAACCTCTCCGACACCCCCGTGCTCGCGAACCGCGGGTGGGAGCACTTCCGCGACCCGAAGATCGAGCGGGTCGACGGCCGCTGGATCATGGTGCTCGCCGAGGACACGGACCTGGGCTTCTACGCCTCCGACGACCTGCGGACCTGGACCGAGGTGAGCCGGTTCCACGAGGACCGGATCGGGATGCTCGAGTGCCCCGACCTGTTCCGCATGACGGCCGACGACGGCACCTCGCACTGGGTGCTCGCGGCGAGCCCGCAGCGCTCCGACCCCTCCCGGGCCGACCGCCCCGGCACGTACGCCTACTGGGTCGGCGACATCGAGGGCGACCGGTTCGTGCCGGTCGACCGGGAGCCGCGCTGGCTCGACTTCGGCTTCGACTGGTACGCGGCGGTCAGCTGGCCGGTGCACGACGCCGACGGCGTGGCGACCACGGACCGCCGCTGGGCCATCGGTTGGATGAACAACTGGGCCTACGCGATGAGCGTGACGCCGGTCGGCGACGGGAGCGGCGAGGTGGTCGGGCACCCCGACGCCGACCGGGTCGGCCGCGAGATGGCGGCCGCCGGCGCCGAGGGCCGGCCGGAGGTCGGCGCGCGCCTCCTGCGCGACCTCGAGGCGTCGTTCTCGATGGCCCACCCGCCGACCTGGACCGAGAGCGGCTACAACGGCATCGACTCCGTCGTCCGCGAGCTCACGCTCGTGCGGACGGACCGCGGGTACGAGCTGATCTCGCGCCCGCTGCGCGAGCTGGCGGGCGCCTACGAGCCCCTCGCCGCGGGTGACGCGGTCCAGGCGGCGCCGGCGGCGGCGTCGGTCCTCGCGCGCGTGACCCCGGCGCCGGAGGGTGCCGGCGTCCGCGTCAAGTGCTCGGCCGACGCCTCGCGCGGGGTCGACGTCCTCGTGACGCCGACCGAGATCAGGGTCGACCGCGGCAGCTCCGGCTGCCCGGGTGACGGCACGCTCGCGCTCGCCCGCGCGCCGTGGCGCGGGGGACCGGTGGACCTGGAGATCCTGGTCGACCGCGCGACGGTGGAGGTGTTCGCCGACGGCGGGCGCATCGCGCTCAGCATGCTGTCGTTCGCCCCGGCCGAGGACACGGGCGTCCAGCTCGTCGGTCCGGCCGGGAGCGTGACGGACGCCGCCGTCGCCGAGGTGGCGGCGACGGCACTCCAGGAGGCCTGA
- a CDS encoding ABC transporter permease, with translation MTVVEERPVETEEHYVRERGQERLKQLRSRRGARARRTQERLRDASQGKLVWHRFRKHKLAPIALALLVLLYVIALFADVVAPYRVQQQFPEQQYSPPTLVRIVDRDGGWHLPFIYETETALDPDTFRYETVIPEDAERIPVQLFVKTTPYKVLGLIPADRVLFGTPEGAQPVLLFGADNLGRDLFSRIVVASRVSLFVGLAGVGISFVLGVVLGGISGYFGGRIDSVIQRIIDFIISIPLIPLWMALSAAIPRSWSGIQTYLAITVILSLVGWTNLARVVRGKLMSLREEDYVTAARISSASHSKIIGRHLLPGVTSFLIVHVTLAIPGMILGETTLSFLGLGITPPDVSWGTLLQQAQDVTVVANYPWLLLPAVVLVYAVVLFNFVGDGLRDAADPYSR, from the coding sequence ATGACCGTCGTAGAAGAACGACCCGTCGAGACCGAGGAGCACTACGTCCGCGAGCGGGGGCAGGAGCGGCTCAAGCAGCTGCGGTCCCGGCGCGGGGCACGGGCCCGTCGCACGCAGGAGCGACTGCGCGACGCCTCCCAGGGCAAGCTCGTCTGGCACCGGTTCCGCAAGCACAAGCTGGCGCCGATCGCGCTCGCCCTCCTCGTCCTGCTGTACGTGATCGCGCTGTTCGCCGACGTCGTCGCGCCGTACCGGGTCCAGCAGCAGTTCCCCGAGCAGCAGTACTCCCCGCCGACCCTCGTCCGCATCGTCGACCGGGACGGCGGCTGGCACCTGCCGTTCATCTACGAGACCGAGACGGCGCTCGACCCCGACACGTTCCGGTACGAGACCGTCATCCCCGAGGACGCCGAGCGCATCCCGGTCCAGCTCTTCGTGAAGACCACGCCGTACAAGGTCCTCGGGCTCATCCCGGCCGACCGCGTGCTGTTCGGGACGCCGGAGGGGGCCCAGCCCGTCCTGCTCTTCGGGGCCGACAACCTCGGCCGCGACCTGTTCTCCCGGATCGTCGTCGCCTCGCGGGTGTCGCTGTTCGTCGGCCTCGCCGGGGTCGGGATCAGCTTCGTCCTCGGCGTCGTGCTCGGGGGCATCTCCGGCTACTTCGGCGGCCGGATCGACTCGGTCATCCAGCGCATCATCGACTTCATCATCTCGATCCCGCTGATCCCGCTGTGGATGGCCCTGTCCGCGGCGATCCCCCGGTCGTGGAGCGGCATCCAGACCTATCTAGCGATCACCGTCATCCTCTCCCTCGTCGGCTGGACCAACCTCGCCCGCGTCGTGCGCGGCAAGCTCATGTCCCTGCGCGAGGAGGACTACGTCACCGCGGCGCGGATCTCCTCGGCCAGCCACAGCAAGATCATCGGCCGCCACCTCCTGCCGGGCGTCACGAGCTTCCTCATCGTCCACGTCACGCTCGCGATCCCCGGGATGATCCTCGGCGAGACGACGCTCAGCTTCCTCGGCCTCGGCATCACGCCGCCCGACGTGAGCTGGGGGACGCTGCTGCAGCAGGCGCAGGACGTCACCGTCGTCGCGAACTACCCGTGGCTCCTGCTGCCGGCCGTCGTGCTCGTCTATGCCGTCGTCCTGTTCAACTTCGTCGGCGACGGGCTGCGCGACGCGGCCGACCCGTACTCGCGCTGA
- a CDS encoding glycoside hydrolase family 32 protein, with protein MEIFYKPEFGVVGDCIPYYYDGRYHLYYLRNYRDTDSHGWGSPWHHVSTLDGVTFVDHGEAIPKGGDADQDPGVGTGSVFTDDDGLHHIYFTGINPLFRTDELREQVVLHATSPDLDHWTKDPDFELVADESRYERHDWRDPFVYRHPLTGDVTMLVAARTRSGEPTGRGCTAVLTSSDLRTWEHVRDYAPGRYHGHECPDLFRIGDWYYLVFSEYTTHTATRYVMSRSPDGPWITPRDNQFDNRAFYAAKSAGPEDGSGPRLLFGWNPTKVEDRDDGDWQWGGCLTVHEIVQREDGTLAVRPPLALPDRFGEPERDPVDLVVDAAYERRTAVLGRLPSAALLEGELTLASSTGSAGILLDVDENGEGGYFLRLDAELQVVQLGRVGGYRSWYVDHFPELDRPLAIEPGRAIPFRIVLDGSAVVAYVGDVALSGRVYHRPRGWYGVVADGTRAELRHLLVRPPVLA; from the coding sequence GTGGAGATCTTCTACAAGCCGGAGTTCGGCGTCGTCGGGGACTGCATCCCCTACTACTACGACGGCCGCTACCACCTGTACTACCTGCGCAACTACCGCGACACCGACTCCCACGGCTGGGGGAGCCCGTGGCACCACGTCTCGACGCTGGACGGCGTCACGTTCGTCGACCACGGCGAGGCCATCCCCAAGGGCGGTGACGCCGACCAGGACCCGGGCGTCGGGACGGGCTCGGTGTTCACCGACGACGACGGCCTGCACCACATCTACTTCACCGGGATCAACCCGCTCTTCCGCACCGACGAGCTGCGGGAGCAGGTCGTCCTGCACGCGACGAGCCCCGACCTGGACCACTGGACCAAGGACCCCGACTTCGAGCTCGTCGCCGACGAGAGCCGGTACGAGCGCCACGACTGGCGTGACCCGTTCGTCTACCGTCACCCCCTGACGGGCGACGTCACGATGCTCGTCGCGGCGCGGACCCGGTCCGGCGAGCCGACGGGGCGCGGCTGCACGGCCGTCCTCACGAGCAGCGACCTGCGCACCTGGGAGCACGTGCGCGACTATGCCCCCGGGCGCTACCACGGTCACGAGTGCCCCGACCTGTTCCGGATCGGCGACTGGTACTACCTCGTCTTCTCCGAGTACACGACCCACACCGCGACCCGGTACGTCATGAGCCGCAGCCCCGACGGCCCCTGGATCACCCCGCGGGACAACCAGTTCGACAACCGCGCGTTCTACGCGGCGAAGTCGGCCGGCCCCGAGGACGGCAGCGGCCCGCGGCTGCTGTTCGGCTGGAACCCGACCAAGGTCGAGGACCGCGACGACGGCGACTGGCAGTGGGGCGGGTGTCTCACGGTGCACGAGATCGTCCAGCGCGAGGACGGGACGCTCGCCGTCCGGCCCCCGCTGGCGCTGCCGGACCGGTTCGGCGAGCCGGAGCGCGACCCCGTCGACCTCGTGGTCGACGCGGCGTACGAGCGCCGGACCGCGGTCCTCGGCCGGCTGCCGTCCGCGGCGCTCCTCGAGGGCGAGCTGACCCTCGCGTCGAGCACGGGCTCGGCCGGCATCCTCCTCGACGTCGACGAGAACGGCGAGGGCGGGTACTTCCTCCGGCTCGACGCCGAGCTCCAGGTCGTCCAGCTCGGCCGCGTCGGCGGCTACCGGAGCTGGTACGTCGACCACTTCCCGGAGCTGGACCGTCCGCTCGCCATCGAGCCGGGTCGAGCGATCCCGTTCCGGATCGTCCTCGACGGCTCCGCCGTCGTGGCCTACGTGGGCGACGTCGCGCTCAGCGGCCGCGTCTACCACCGTCCGCGTGGCTGGTACGGCGTCGTCGCCGACGGCACGCGCGCCGAGCTGCGCCACCTCCTCGTCCGCCCGCCCGTCCTCGCCTGA
- a CDS encoding glycoside hydrolase family 172 protein: MSVFSTVPPVGTGLLSRSITAENPDGAPGGGGHAVSDLGPGRKGRPCLTLPRGEETVLADIDGAGAITHLWFTTADHTNAVGFVLRDLVLRAYWDGEETPSVEVPLGDFFCCGAGARTLVTSVPIVVAPSGGFNSYFTMPFGSRARITVTNEHPVDVEGFFFQVDYTLDPRGQADPARFHAQWRRENPTTLGVDHTILDGVRGPGAYVGTFLSITCLERYWYGEGEVKFFIDGDDEHPTICGTGTEDYAGGAWAFQDRLSSEVEPEVLTFSAPYCGYPQRLVADTSRQSVYATPMAPVHGLYRWHLPDPIHFSDSLRVTLQQIGQTGPILFERSDDVASVAYWYQVPPHAPFPPFPTREQRRPR, encoded by the coding sequence TTGTCCGTCTTCTCCACCGTTCCGCCCGTCGGCACGGGTCTGCTGTCCCGATCGATCACCGCCGAGAACCCCGACGGAGCCCCGGGGGGCGGCGGCCACGCCGTCTCCGACCTCGGCCCCGGGCGGAAGGGGCGCCCGTGCCTGACCCTCCCGAGGGGTGAGGAGACCGTCCTCGCCGACATCGACGGCGCCGGCGCGATCACCCACCTGTGGTTCACGACGGCCGACCACACGAACGCCGTCGGTTTCGTCCTGCGCGACCTCGTGCTGCGGGCGTACTGGGACGGGGAGGAGACGCCGAGCGTCGAGGTCCCGCTCGGCGACTTCTTCTGCTGCGGGGCCGGCGCGCGCACGCTCGTGACGTCGGTGCCGATCGTCGTGGCGCCGTCCGGCGGGTTCAACAGCTACTTCACGATGCCGTTCGGCTCCCGCGCCCGGATCACCGTGACGAACGAGCACCCGGTCGACGTCGAGGGCTTCTTCTTCCAGGTCGACTACACGCTCGACCCGCGCGGCCAGGCCGACCCCGCCCGGTTCCACGCGCAGTGGCGCCGGGAGAACCCGACGACGCTCGGCGTCGACCACACGATCCTCGACGGCGTGCGGGGCCCGGGCGCCTACGTCGGCACCTTCCTGTCGATCACCTGCCTCGAGCGGTACTGGTACGGCGAGGGCGAGGTGAAGTTCTTCATCGACGGCGACGACGAGCACCCCACCATCTGCGGCACCGGGACGGAGGACTACGCCGGGGGAGCCTGGGCCTTCCAGGACCGGCTGTCCTCCGAGGTCGAGCCCGAGGTGCTCACGTTCAGCGCCCCGTACTGCGGCTACCCGCAGCGGCTGGTGGCCGACACCTCGCGCCAGTCGGTGTACGCGACGCCGATGGCGCCCGTCCACGGTCTGTACCGCTGGCACCTGCCGGACCCGATCCACTTCTCCGACTCCCTGCGGGTGACGCTGCAGCAGATCGGCCAGACCGGGCCCATCCTGTTCGAGCGCAGCGACGATGTCGCCTCGGTCGCCTACTGGTACCAGGTCCCGCCGCACGCCCCGTTCCCGCCGTTCCCGACGCGTGAGCAGCGCCGCCCCCGCTGA
- a CDS encoding MFS transporter: MAKSARVEKSARELGAARRWIVLILVSMGSSTIYAPAYLKNTFYDAQLQALNITNVQVGQLMSAYAWTAVAVYLFSGLIADRMRMRTLSATGFFLTAILTFLYAMLPSFTILMLVFVGMGFSTILLWWGVRYKLVRLVSEEEEYSRNIGISYGFYGVAGLLIGVIGTTVLGAFSADPARAFQVFLVVIGILIATLGVLSLVFIPWFEGEVAPAGSGASSVKAVMGDAVAALRNPVVLLTSVTLFFVYFFYTCTSYTAPYMTALGADANVTNMVSVVRTYGITLLAGPIFGFLTHKAGKSSLVIWIGCAVAAVTFGIVAILPQSSGIIVTLAGLAIALGFISNGVFGIVSGMFTEGKVPLAAFGAATGVLSVIGFLPDTFSSIWLGSFLDRAEAAGDVTTAYPTIFWILAAIAAIAAVCALGLSAYVKANRARLDAAYEESERIAAEAAELAATGSTEAVGVA; the protein is encoded by the coding sequence ATGGCCAAGAGCGCCAGAGTGGAAAAGAGCGCGCGGGAGCTCGGTGCCGCGCGACGATGGATCGTGCTGATCCTCGTCAGCATGGGCAGCTCGACGATCTACGCCCCCGCATACCTGAAGAACACGTTCTACGATGCGCAGCTCCAGGCGCTGAACATCACGAACGTCCAGGTGGGGCAGCTGATGAGCGCCTACGCATGGACCGCGGTCGCGGTCTACCTGTTCTCCGGGCTCATCGCCGACCGGATGCGCATGCGGACCCTGTCCGCGACGGGCTTCTTCCTCACGGCGATCCTCACGTTCCTGTACGCGATGCTCCCGTCCTTCACGATCCTCATGCTGGTCTTCGTCGGCATGGGCTTCTCGACGATCCTCCTGTGGTGGGGCGTGCGCTACAAGCTGGTGCGGCTCGTCTCCGAGGAGGAGGAGTACTCCCGCAACATCGGGATCAGCTACGGCTTCTACGGCGTCGCCGGCCTGCTCATCGGCGTCATCGGCACCACGGTCCTCGGGGCCTTCTCCGCCGACCCGGCCCGCGCCTTCCAGGTCTTCCTCGTCGTCATCGGCATCCTCATCGCGACGCTCGGCGTGCTCTCGCTCGTCTTCATCCCGTGGTTCGAGGGCGAGGTCGCCCCGGCCGGCAGCGGAGCGAGCAGCGTCAAGGCCGTCATGGGCGACGCCGTCGCCGCCCTGCGCAACCCGGTCGTCCTGCTGACCTCGGTGACGCTGTTCTTCGTCTACTTCTTCTACACCTGCACGTCCTACACGGCTCCCTACATGACGGCCCTCGGCGCCGACGCCAACGTCACGAACATGGTGAGCGTCGTGCGCACCTACGGCATCACGCTCCTGGCCGGCCCGATCTTCGGCTTCCTGACCCACAAGGCCGGCAAGTCCTCGCTCGTCATCTGGATCGGCTGCGCCGTCGCGGCCGTCACGTTCGGCATCGTCGCGATCCTCCCGCAGTCCTCCGGCATCATCGTGACGCTGGCCGGCCTCGCGATCGCGCTCGGGTTCATCTCCAACGGCGTGTTCGGGATCGTCTCGGGCATGTTCACGGAGGGCAAGGTCCCGCTCGCCGCGTTCGGTGCCGCGACCGGCGTGCTGTCCGTCATCGGCTTCCTGCCCGACACGTTCTCCTCGATCTGGCTCGGCTCGTTCCTCGACAGGGCCGAGGCCGCCGGCGACGTGACGACGGCCTACCCGACGATCTTCTGGATCCTCGCCGCGATCGCCGCGATCGCCGCCGTGTGCGCCCTCGGCCTGTCCGCCTACGTCAAGGCGAACCGGGCCCGGCTCGACGCGGCGTACGAGGAGTCGGAGCGGATCGCCGCCGAGGCGGCCGAGCTCGCCGCCACCGGTTCGACCGAAGCGGTCGGGGTCGCCTGA
- a CDS encoding helix-turn-helix transcriptional regulator: MDAPELYADEIEQTLGYLHDGTTVTLVGPLSSGRSTVLRRIAERLTREGTRVVRIDGVRALADRPLGALSVAGVAPGPGSLQGLSSAVELLLSLLEEGPGVVLVDDADDLDPATAGVIVAACTRAGIPAVMSRRPLARRASGPGGSADGLVGGPPHLQLRPAASVTLGPLSFDRVHRLVHDTLNAPVDPDAVAQIAAWSGGLPGLVVAIVDAARRGKRLLPRRGFWTFRDELWTPALAQAVEPYLADLGEEMVDALTLLALRPQLPLEVARRHIHARTLTQLDDLGLVQVLTDGERAGLGIFPPLIAEYLRHEGALTRHLLAVETLGPGAGPDAGVGVGPGSDRDPDGSAVLLLDDGACTSAIYSRTVHAHWTDQLRAQRRAWEESPTPEHAATVLETMLTLRSRPHDVRRVIDGTRTGSGVVDGIGPAGPSGAAGSATTCAAGWAAVYEAMLTQSVDVGREALAAARGLAPGAAGALRAFDAYLTLQLEAVPDPDALVPGADDDDLARDLLTVVRAESLVAAGRAEEALATLDGFRPRHRTVALGADLATGLALVYLCRFDEALDRARRRLRQARTALDVGAVSVHSYVAGLALAFQGRAVELEAVASASLALTGGSAHQPAIDVGIAALATEAARWQNRHDYAESLAAQSVGLPPAPGAHPYLVPEAIARLVEDGARPADALWDLAEERLEHGYVASGVVVGVASIERRADPARARRIAEAAAGSGAPLLRHLADYARTLATDPAGLAALEPRLRAAGMRLHAVRAAVSCAMELLSEGDREAAIERADEAWSRAGLRGRDLCGLFRPFDRAVSLSGRERQIAVLVAQGMSSPEIATRLVLSVRTVDNHVFSACRKLGLDSRDRLAKVARTWLSCQAF, from the coding sequence GTGGACGCACCGGAGCTGTACGCCGACGAGATCGAGCAGACCCTTGGCTACCTCCACGACGGCACCACCGTGACGCTGGTCGGCCCCCTGTCCTCCGGGCGCTCGACGGTGCTGCGCCGGATCGCCGAGCGCCTGACCCGGGAGGGCACGCGGGTGGTCCGGATCGACGGCGTCCGCGCGCTCGCCGACCGGCCGCTGGGCGCCCTCTCGGTGGCCGGCGTGGCCCCCGGCCCTGGGTCGCTCCAGGGCCTGTCCTCCGCGGTCGAGCTGCTCCTGTCCCTCCTGGAGGAGGGACCCGGCGTCGTCCTGGTCGACGATGCCGACGACCTCGACCCCGCGACGGCCGGCGTCATCGTCGCCGCCTGCACCCGCGCCGGGATCCCGGCCGTCATGTCCCGCCGCCCGCTCGCGCGGCGCGCGTCCGGCCCCGGGGGCAGCGCCGACGGTCTCGTCGGTGGGCCGCCCCACCTGCAGCTTCGTCCGGCCGCGAGCGTGACGCTCGGCCCGCTGTCCTTCGACCGCGTCCACCGGCTGGTCCACGACACGCTCAACGCCCCCGTCGACCCCGACGCCGTCGCCCAGATCGCGGCGTGGTCGGGCGGGCTGCCGGGCCTCGTCGTGGCGATCGTCGACGCGGCGCGCCGCGGCAAGCGACTCCTGCCGCGGCGCGGGTTCTGGACCTTCCGCGACGAGCTGTGGACGCCGGCCCTCGCGCAGGCGGTCGAGCCCTACCTGGCCGACCTCGGCGAGGAGATGGTCGACGCGCTGACGCTGCTCGCGCTGCGTCCCCAGCTCCCGCTGGAGGTGGCGCGCCGGCACATCCACGCGCGCACCCTGACCCAGCTCGACGACCTCGGGCTGGTGCAGGTGCTGACCGACGGCGAGCGCGCGGGGCTCGGGATCTTCCCGCCCCTCATCGCCGAGTACCTGCGGCACGAGGGGGCGCTCACGCGGCACCTGCTCGCCGTCGAGACGCTCGGTCCGGGTGCCGGTCCCGACGCCGGCGTTGGGGTGGGTCCCGGCAGCGACCGCGACCCCGACGGCTCCGCCGTCCTCCTGCTCGACGACGGGGCCTGCACGAGCGCCATCTACTCGCGGACGGTGCACGCGCACTGGACCGACCAGCTCCGCGCGCAGCGGCGCGCCTGGGAGGAGAGCCCGACGCCGGAGCACGCAGCGACCGTGCTCGAGACGATGCTGACGCTGCGCTCACGTCCCCACGACGTGCGCCGGGTCATCGACGGCACCCGGACCGGGTCCGGCGTCGTCGACGGCATCGGACCCGCCGGGCCGAGCGGCGCCGCCGGCTCCGCGACCACCTGCGCCGCGGGCTGGGCCGCCGTGTACGAGGCGATGCTGACGCAGTCGGTCGACGTGGGCCGCGAGGCCCTCGCGGCCGCCCGCGGCCTCGCCCCCGGTGCCGCGGGCGCGCTGCGCGCGTTCGACGCCTACCTCACCCTCCAGCTCGAGGCCGTCCCCGACCCCGACGCGCTCGTCCCCGGCGCGGACGACGACGACCTCGCCCGGGACCTGCTCACGGTCGTGCGGGCGGAGTCCCTGGTGGCGGCCGGGCGGGCCGAGGAGGCGCTCGCGACGCTCGACGGCTTCCGCCCCCGTCATCGCACCGTCGCGCTCGGCGCGGACCTCGCCACGGGGCTCGCGCTGGTCTACCTGTGCCGGTTCGACGAGGCGCTCGACCGCGCGCGGCGGCGGCTGCGGCAGGCCCGCACGGCGCTCGACGTCGGCGCCGTCTCCGTCCACAGCTACGTCGCCGGGCTCGCGCTCGCGTTCCAGGGCCGGGCGGTCGAGCTCGAGGCGGTCGCCAGCGCGAGCCTCGCCCTCACCGGGGGGTCGGCGCACCAGCCGGCCATCGACGTCGGGATCGCCGCACTGGCGACCGAGGCGGCGCGCTGGCAGAACCGGCACGACTACGCCGAGTCGCTTGCGGCGCAGTCCGTCGGGCTGCCCCCGGCACCCGGCGCGCACCCCTATCTCGTGCCCGAGGCGATCGCGCGGCTAGTCGAGGACGGGGCACGACCGGCGGACGCGCTGTGGGACCTGGCCGAGGAGCGGCTGGAGCACGGGTACGTCGCGTCGGGCGTCGTCGTCGGCGTCGCATCGATCGAGCGCCGGGCCGACCCAGCCCGCGCGCGACGCATCGCGGAGGCAGCCGCGGGCAGCGGCGCGCCGCTGCTGCGGCACCTCGCCGACTACGCGCGGACGCTCGCGACGGACCCGGCCGGTCTCGCCGCGCTGGAGCCGCGGCTGCGCGCGGCCGGGATGCGGTTGCACGCGGTGCGGGCCGCCGTCTCCTGCGCGATGGAGCTGCTGAGCGAGGGCGACCGGGAGGCAGCGATCGAGCGCGCCGACGAGGCGTGGAGCAGGGCGGGGCTGCGCGGTCGGGACCTGTGCGGGCTGTTCCGCCCGTTCGACCGGGCCGTCAGCCTGTCGGGCCGCGAGCGCCAGATCGCGGTGCTCGTGGCACAGGGGATGTCCTCGCCGGAGATCGCGACGCGGCTCGTGCTGAGCGTGCGGACGGTCGACAACCACGTGTTCTCCGCCTGCCGCAAGCTCGGCCTCGACAGCCGTGACCGCCTCGCCAAGGTGGCCCGCACCTGGCTGTCCTGCCAGGCGTTCTAG
- a CDS encoding alpha/beta hydrolase fold domain-containing protein produces the protein MAVLDVLARTSPRQLEALAIQERLAGDAFATDAPLATMRERYTVERAFWNEGGPVMDRTDDDVVPGPAGPVAVRVHRPGPGRRGCLVYLHGGGFVLGNLDTHDRIMRTLAERSGAVVVGVDYTLSPEAKFPRAIHEAGAVVAWLAERADDLGLDGTISLAGDSGGAMLALATATWLRDTGGPAIEQLLLYYGMYGLADSASRRLYGGPWDGLTREDLAYYLDAYTGGPDDLASPYLDLLASDLSGLGACFVAAAELDPLIDDSVLLDRVLAEVGTAHELRVYDGVLHGFLHHSRVLPEALQALTDGADFYRAYRAHLAGDATEGATDDPRAASLPS, from the coding sequence ATGGCGGTCCTCGACGTCCTCGCCCGCACCTCGCCGCGTCAGCTCGAGGCGCTGGCGATCCAGGAGCGGCTCGCGGGAGACGCGTTCGCGACGGACGCCCCGCTCGCCACGATGCGCGAGCGGTACACCGTCGAGCGCGCCTTCTGGAACGAGGGCGGCCCGGTCATGGACCGCACGGACGACGACGTGGTGCCCGGCCCCGCCGGCCCCGTCGCCGTCCGGGTCCACCGGCCCGGCCCGGGACGTCGAGGCTGCCTGGTCTACCTGCACGGCGGGGGCTTCGTCCTCGGGAACCTCGACACGCACGACCGGATCATGCGCACGCTCGCCGAGCGCTCGGGTGCCGTCGTGGTCGGCGTCGACTACACGCTCTCGCCCGAGGCGAAGTTCCCCCGGGCCATCCACGAGGCCGGCGCGGTCGTGGCGTGGCTGGCCGAGCGCGCCGACGACCTCGGTCTCGACGGGACGATCTCGCTCGCCGGCGACTCCGGCGGGGCGATGCTGGCGCTCGCGACGGCCACCTGGCTGCGGGACACCGGCGGTCCGGCGATCGAGCAGCTCCTCCTCTACTACGGCATGTACGGCCTGGCCGACTCCGCGTCGCGCCGCCTCTACGGCGGCCCGTGGGACGGGCTGACCCGCGAGGACCTCGCGTACTACCTCGACGCCTACACCGGTGGACCGGACGACCTCGCCTCGCCGTACCTCGACCTGCTGGCGAGCGACCTGTCCGGCCTCGGCGCCTGCTTCGTCGCCGCGGCGGAGCTCGACCCGCTGATCGACGACTCGGTCCTGCTGGACCGGGTCCTCGCCGAGGTGGGGACGGCCCACGAGCTGCGCGTCTACGACGGCGTGCTGCACGGGTTCCTCCACCACTCGCGCGTGCTCCCGGAGGCGCTCCAGGCGCTCACGGACGGCGCCGACTTCTACCGCGCCTACCGCGCGCACCTCGCCGGGGACGCCACCGAGGGCGCGACCGACGACCCGCGCGCCGCCAGCCTCCCGTCCTGA